A region from the Medicago truncatula cultivar Jemalong A17 chromosome 6, MtrunA17r5.0-ANR, whole genome shotgun sequence genome encodes:
- the LOC25495639 gene encoding uncharacterized protein — MSDDASVNGSSCLAITEKKNNQKLGGGCIGIFSQLFDWNSRLTKKRFFTKKLLPPPASAKQDSLKKFKGDDKMPNSKLHLIANGNSGGFSNAKKSGNCVIEVEQKHEMKAPSLVARLMGLESIPSSKRDKSKKSSFSDSDDGEESLEIKAANARNESRPQKLRKTEANERRAVTRFGADALQIKSVLSQVRRYNHHRHNHHHANKLVSPLKSPRISSGKSTSRSSRLIEAATKILEPGLQATNRSKCFLASSISKCPPNNGIVTEMAGTRALDIHNQSCYNSGIDKSLGEPTCKNCGNLLDVEISRPIVSDVFTDFSSASVKNKRSFIPSHENDVVLLRSQEKIITHVDDDVKKNVYACNESTSRRIYVLAKCDSSREPHGGLEDDGVSSFSFKHKTQTQEGMLNNERISFESRNSNMQEKRVSSATTSSTVSGNKDFVCLNQSLGGRTRIRSPTKADRCKFDLERKPSSRQGSDAQGEKRKNFDAFSPNNSNVRCKRGGYLNTDKINDNKMNKVVPSTFSSPLKKKEETRSDNEIRTCLQRHHQPLREDVLGAFLEQKLKELRSRENVELVTGDQPKRSPALILQELISVLNAEHLTCSNDQMLNGKCPKCETNHVGLFGTSCNGNHLSPGSVLEASFSSSSFDEGSGHCFHPGSINCSYDQPEPLKHEGELLDSAASFNTGKIGCKILTKLVYRIDKILQSLDSFWTRLTESKLDHMKEVIFIAELVLGNVTRNNEEGVLPQLLISCILLDELNIATEAMQRNFNRSQLKGFLFDCVIEYLESNCCHNYYSVFRSWCAWTKAPLCMKAEILVQEVKSEIKKWECMVGMELNQVIDWEMSHSLGKWTDFDIEAFETGVDIGGDVLQILVDEIVEDLVDSRHGNV, encoded by the exons ATGAGTGATGATGCAAGTGTGAATGGTTCTTCTTGTTTAGCAATAACAGAGAAGAAGAATAATCAAAAGCTAGGTGGTGGTTGTATTGGAATTTTCTCTCAGCTATTTGATTGGAATAGTAGACTCACAAAGAAGagatttttcaccaaaaaactTCTTCCTCCTCCTG CTAGTGCAAAACAAGATTCTTTGAAGAAGTTTAAAGGAGATGACAAAATGCCTAATTCCAAACTCCATTTG ATTGCTAATGGGAACAGTGGAGGTTTTTCAAATGCGAAAAAAAGTGGGAATTGTGTTATAGAGGTAGAACAAAAGCATGAAATGAAAGCACCAAGTCTTGTAGCTAGGTTGATGGGTCTAGAATCAATTCCATCTTCAAAGAGAGATAAATCCAAGAAATCTTCATTTTCTGATAGTGATGATGGTGAGGAGTCTTTGGAGATCAAAGCTGCGAATGCAAGGAATGAGTCAAGGCCTCAGAAACTTCGGAAAACGGAGGCGAACGAGAGAAGAGCAGTGACTAGGTTTGGTGCTGATGCATTGCAAATCAAGAGTGTTTTGTCACAAGTGAGAAGGTATAATCATCACCGTCACAATCACCATCACGCTAATAAACTTGTTTCACCTTTGAAGAGTCCTAGAATTTCATCGGGAAAGAGTACATCTCGAAGCTCAAGGTTGATAGAAGCAGCTACTAAGATCTTGGAACCTGGTTTGCAGGCTACAAACAGATCCAAATGTTTTCTTGCATCTTCCATTTCAAAGTGTCCTCCCAATAATGGCATTGTGACAGAAATGGCTGGAACTCGGGCACTAGATATACACAATCAATCATGTTATAATTCTGGCATAGACAAGTCATTGGGAGAGCCTACATGCAAAAATTGCGGCAATTTGCTTGATGTTGAGATCAGCAGACCTATTGTTTCAGATGTTTTCACCGACTTCTCTTCAGCATCAGTGAAAAACAAAAGGTCATTCATACCCTCTCATGAAAATGATGTAGTTCTTCTCAGAAGCCAGGAGAAGATCATAACtcatgttgatgatgatgttaaaAAGAATGTTTATGCTTGTAATGAATCCACTTCCAGAAGAATATATGTGCTTGCAAAATGTGATTCATCACGCGAACCGCATGGAGgcttagaggatgatggtgtaTCGTCTTTTTCCTTCAAACATAAAACTCAAACACAAGAAGGGATGTTAAACAATGAAAGAATATCATTTGAATCAAGAAATAGTAATATGCAAGAGAAGAGAGTCTCATCAGCTACAACTTCAAGCACTGTGAGTGGAAATAAAGACTTTGTTTGTTTGAATCAAAGCCTAGGTGGTCGAACTCGGATAAGGTCTCCTACAAAGGCAGATAGATGCAAATTTGATCTAGAAAGGAAACCTTCAAGCAGACAAGGTTCTGATGCACAaggagaaaaaaggaagaatttTGACGCTTTCTCTCCAAACAATTCTAATGTCAGATGTAAAAGAGGAGGTTATCTAAACACCGATAAGATTAACGACAATAAGATGAACAAGGTAGTACCATCTACCTTTAGTTCACCTCttaagaaaaaggaagagacgAGAAGTGATAATGAGATTAGAACATGTTTACAAAGACATCATCAACCCCTGAGAGAAGATGTTCTAGGTGCTTTTCTAGAACAGAAGCTAAAAGAATTAAGGTCTAGAGAAAATGTGGAGTTGGTTACTGGTGATCAACCTAAAAGATCACCGGCATTGATTCTTCAAGAATTGATATCTGTTCTGAATGCAGAGCACCTAACATGTTCCAATGATCAAATGCTCAATGGCAAATGTCCCAAG TGTGAGACAAATCATGTTGGATTATTCGGAACCTCGTGCAATGGTAATCATCTCAGTCCTGGATCAGTCCTGGAAGCTTCCTTTTCTTCCAGTAGTTTCGATGAAGGCTCAG GGCATTGTTTTCACCCTGGCTCTATAAACTGTTCTTACGACCAACCTGAACCGTTGAAACATGAAGGCGAACTTTTAGATTCTGCAGCATCATTTAACACAGGAAAGATAGGTTGTAAGATACTGACCAAACTTGTTTACCGAATCGATAAGATATTGCAAAGTTTAGATTCTTTTTGGACAAGATTGACAGAAAGCAAGCTAGATCATATGAAAGAAGTTATCTTCATTGCTGAGTTGGTTCTTGGAAATGTCACTAGGAACAATGAGGAAGGAGTGTTGCCACAGCTTCTCATTTCTTGCATTCTTCTTGATGAACTCAACATTGCAACCGAGGCTATGCAGAGAAATTTCAACCGAAGCCAACTTAAGGGATTTCTATTCGATTGTGTAATAGAGTATCTAGAATCAAATTGCTGCCATAACTATTATAGTGTGTTTAGGTCATGGTGTGCATGGACAAAGGCTCCATTATGCATGAAAGCTGAGATTTTGGTTCAAGAGGTCAAGAGTGAGATTAAGAAGTGGGAATGTATGGTTGGCATGGAACTAAACCAAGTAATTGATTGGGAGATGAGTCACTCATTAGGAAAATGGACTGATTTCGACATTGAAGCTTTTGAGACAGGTGTTGATATTGGTGGGGATGTGCTTCAAATTTTGGTTGATGAAattgttgaagatcttgtagATTCTAGGCACGGTAATGTTTGA
- the LOC25495640 gene encoding uncharacterized protein: MSKTNPILEPLLHVLDPIPLILNQNSNSNQPCPLRLSSLEDSFVMERGRNYNAYAELREKRLQLRCLMNVQDESFEIESEKLVDPERNLVEFDGDLGYGRNGLLEKEEFFEIESEKVLAPSRKNVNFEGGFGYERKGSLENDESFEIEFQKLVSCGRNGSLEKEEFFEMEPPKFAARTKKEAKFEGDLGYGRKGSLEKDENFDMELQKLVDSAKKKVNFQGGFAYGRKGLVEQDEYFEIEAQKFATKTRKEVDFHGGFAYGRKGSLEQEENLVIEPHKFVASTRKEVRFQGGFSYGRKGSMEQEYFEIEPQKLATKARKDVKFQGGLVSGRKGSSVVGQSVPDFSAVLRKENRKPLNYLPAVMEIMTPPSKSSFSKDNDRMMSNSRGSKSESAGEKNKKKTVGGGGVLMGRKSYACIDELRSLSSATATAINGEGRAGRNSRVLRKSVSAHRQF, from the coding sequence ATGTCAAAAACAAACCCAATTCTTGAACCTCTACTTCATGTCCTTGATCCAATTCCATTGATCCTtaaccaaaattcaaattcaaaccaaCCTTGTCCTCTTAGACTTTCTTCTTTAGAAGATAGTTTTGTTATGGAGAGAGGGAGGAATTACAATGCTTATGCTGAATTGAGGGAAAAGAGGTTGCAGTTAAGGTGTTTGATGAATGTTCAAGATGAGAGTTTTGAGATTGAAAGTGAAAAACTTGTTGACCCAGAAAGGAATTTGGTTGAGTTTGATGGTGATTTAGGTTATGGGAGAAATGGGTTGTTGgaaaaagaagaattttttgAGATTGAATCAGAGAAAGTTTTGGCCCCATCAAGGAAAAATGTTAACTTTGAAGGTGGATTTGGTTATGAGAGAAAAGGATCATTGGAAAATGATGAGAGTTTTGAGATTGAATTTCAGAAACTTGTTTCTTGTGGGAGAAATGGGTCTTTGgaaaaagaagaattttttgAGATGGAACCACCAAAATTTGCAGCCAGAACAAAGAAAGAGGCTAAGTTTGAAGGTGATTTGGGTTATGGGAGAAAAGGGTCATTGGAAAAAGACGAAAATTTTGATATGGAACTGCAAAAACTTGTAGACTcagcaaagaaaaaagttaacTTTCAAGGTGGTTTTGCTTATGGGAGAAAAGGGTTGGTGGAACAAGATGAATATTTTGAGATTGAAGCACAAAAATTTGCAACCAAAACAAGGAAAGAGGTTGATTTTCATGGTGGATTTGCTTATGGGAGAAAAGGGTCACTGGAACAAGAAGAAAATTTGGTGATTGAACCACATAAATTTGTAGCCTCAACAAGGAAAGAGGTTAGGTTTCAAGGTGGATTTTCTTATGGGAGAAAAGGTTCTATGGAACAAGAATATTTTGAGATTGAACCACAAAAACTTGCAACCAAAGCAAGAAAAGATGTTAAGTTTCAAGGTGGATTGGTTAGTGGCAGAAAAGGGTCTTCTGTTGTTGGTCAATCTGTGCCTGATTTTTCTGCTGTATTGAGGAAAGAGAATAGGAAGCCATTGAATTATTTGCCTGCAGTGATGGAGATAATGACACCACCTTCCAAGAGTAGTTTTTCTAAGGATAATGATAGAATGATGTCAAACTCAAGAGGGAGTAAGTCAGAGAGTGCAGGggagaagaataagaagaaaacgGTTGGCGGTGGCGGTGTTTTGATGGGAAGGAAGAGTTATGCTTGCATTGATGAGCTTAGGAGTTTGTCTTCTGCTACTGCTACTGCCATCAATGGTGAAGGAAGAGCAGGAAGGAACAGTAGAGTTTTGAGGAAGTCTGTTTCAGCACACAGACAGTTTTGA
- the LOC25495641 gene encoding plastidic glucose transporter 4, which translates to MQASTVSVKGSIFGAKNQKGLIGFGEFINGSGLRTKRVCMSKKSNFCGSRLGSVAVESGMSSARVTLGGVLANSVKSRSVRVQASDGDTEHVIPSVPQGKSSGTVLPYVGVACLGAILFGYHLGVVNGALEYLAKDLGIVENTVLQGWIVSSLLAGATVGSFTGGTLADKFGRTRTFQLDAIPLAIGAYLCATAQSVQTMIIGRVLAGIGIGVTSAIVPLYISEISPTEIRGALGSINQLFICIGILVALVVGLPLSGNPLWWRTMFGIAVVPSILLALGMAISPESPRWLFQQGKIAEAEKAIKTLYGKERVATVMYDLRTASQGSSEPEAGWFDLFSSRYWKVVSVGAALFLFQQLAGINAVVYYSTSVFRSAGIASDVAASALVGASNVIGTAIASSLMDKQGRKSLLITSFSGMAASMLLLSLSFTWKVLAPYSGTLAVLGTVLYVLSFSLGAGPVPALLLPEIFASRIRAKAVSLSLGTHWISNFVIGLYFLSVVNKFGISSVYLGFSAVCVLAVLYIAGNVVETKGRSLEEIERALSSSA; encoded by the exons ATGCAAGCATCAACTGTTTCTGTTAAAGGTAGCATTTTTGGTGCTAAAAACCAAAAGGGCTTGATTGGTTTTGGAGAATTCATTAATGGGAGTGGTTTAAGAACAAAAAGAGTTTGCATGAGCAAAAAATCCAATTTCTGTGGATCAAGGCTTGGTTCTGTGGCTGTTGAAAGTGGAATGAGTAGTGCAAGAGTTACTCTTGGTGGTGTTTTGGCGAATTCTGTTAAGTCGAGATCAGTCAGGGTTCAGGCTTCAG ATGGAGATACCGAGCATGTTATCCCCTCCGTTCCTCAGGGAAAATCTTCCGGAACTGTTCTACCCTATGTTGGTGTTGCTTGCCTTGGAGCCATTTTATTTGGATACCATCTTGG GGTTGTAAATGGTGCTCTTGAATACCTTGCTAAGGATCTTGGAATAGTTGAAAATACGGTTCTACAAG GATGGATTGTCAGCTCGCTACTTGCTGGTGCCACTGTTGGTTCATTTACAGGTGGAACATTGGCCGATAAATTTGGCAGAACTAGAACTTTTCAGTTAGATGCAATCCCTCTCGCTATTGGAGCATATCTCTG TGCTACAGCGCAAAGTGTTCAGACAATGATCATCGGTCGTGTGCTTGCTGGAATAGGAATTGGTGTTACATCTGCTATAGTACCGTTATACATATCTGAG ATTTCACCAACTGAAATTCGTGGCGCGCTTGGATCTATTAATCAACTTTTTATATGTATTGGGATTCTTGTAGCACTGGTGGTTGGGCTGCCTCTTTCAGGAAACCCTTTATG GTGGCGAACAATGTTTGGCATTGCAGTGGTTCCATCCATTTTATTAGCTCTAGGAATGGCAATTTCTCCAGAAAGTCCCCGTTGGCTTTTCCAG CAAGGTAAAATCGCTGAAGCTGAAAAGGCTATTAAAACACTATATGGAAAAGAAAGAGTTGCTACAGTTATGTATGACTTAAGAACAGCGAGTCAAGGTTCTTCTGAACCAGAAGCAGGGTGGTTTGATCTGTTTAGTAGCCGATATTGGAAAG TTGTCAGCGTTGGGGCAGCGCTTTTCTTATTCCAGCAGTTGGCTGGAATAAATGCCGTGGTGTACTATTCAACTTCTGTCTTTCGCAGTGCTGGAATTGCTTCTGATGTTGCAGCAAGTGCCTTGGTTGGGGCATCAAATGTTATTG GAACTGCTATTGCTTCCTCATTGATGGACAAACAAGGAAGGAAAAGTCTCCTTATCACAAGTTTTAGTGGAATG GCTGCTTCTATGTTACTTCTTTCTCTATCTTTTACTTGGAAGGTCCTTGCACCATACTCCGGCACTCTTGCGGTTCTAGGAACTGTTCT CTATGTCCTATCCTTCTCTCTTGGTGCTGGTCCTGTCCCCGCCCTTCTTTTACCGGAGATATTTGCTTCGAGAATTAGAGCCAAAGCAGTTTCTTTGTCATTAGGCACACATTGG ATATCCAACTTCGTCATCGGCCTCTATTTCTTGAGTGTTGTAAACAAGTTCGGTATCAGTTCCGTGTACTTGGGATTCTCTGCTGTATGTGTTCTTGCTGTTTTGTACATAGCTGGTAATGTCGTGGAAACCAAGGGCCGGTCATTGGAGGAAATAGAACGCGCTCTTAGTTCTTCGGCCTGA
- the LOC25495642 gene encoding uncharacterized protein: MEKEEEDRRREAAISSTPCLQPNFNPKGVSQDQLSKFRELHKKRLQLKSKSKFKTKQKDDTKKKARGNDVYSENSAQGFKIDNKEQSLLNNCESFDSKNEDSKGGIFASKKPKLHWGLDTKERWERKSNM; this comes from the exons atggaaaaggaagaagaagatcgAAGAAGAGAAGCAGCAATTTCATCAACACCTTGTTTGCAACCCAATTTCAATCCCAAAGGCGTTTCTCAAGATCAACTCTCCAAGTTTCGT GAACTGCACAAGAAGCGATTACAACTaaagtcaaaatcaaaatttaagacaaaacaaaaag ATGACACCAAGAAGAAGGCACGAGGCAATGATGTATATAGTGAGAACAGTGCTCAAGGATTCAAAATTGATAACAAAGAACAAAGCCTCTTGAACAATTGTGAAAGCTTTGATTCGAAAAATGAAGACTCAAAGGGTGGTATATTTGCATCAAAGAAGCCAAAATTGCATTGGGG GCTTGACACCAAGGAGAGGTGGGAGAGGAAATCCAACATGTAG